The following proteins come from a genomic window of Diprion similis isolate iyDipSimi1 chromosome 8, iyDipSimi1.1, whole genome shotgun sequence:
- the LOC124408622 gene encoding Golgi SNAP receptor complex member 2, which yields METLYHQTNKLVQETQHSFSQLEKKHSDLDLQAIEHDIQSKINLINSNCERLDILCMKGPVSQRQNAKMRVDQLKYDSRHLAAALNSWRSQLIRRQREETEREALLSKKFTPNDQVDIMIDHNLQHNSSLRNATHGMDDLIQHGSGILEGLRSQRSTLKGAHKRLVDIGNTLGLSNTTMRLIEQRARQDGLILIAGMVFTCLIIVLVIIYLT from the exons ATGGAGACCTTATATCATCAGACGAATAAGCTAGTGCAGGAAACCCAACATTCCTTTTCTCAATTGGAAAAGAAACATTCAGACTTGGACCTTCAAGCAATAGAGCATGACATACAGTCGAAGATAAATCTCATCAACAG cAACTGTGAGCGACTCGACATTTTGTGTATGAAGGGTCCTGTATCACAAAGACAAAATGCCAAGATGAGAGTGGACCAGTTGAAATATGATTCACGCCACCTCGCTGCCGCTTTAAATTCATGGCGAAGTCAACTTATTCGCCGCCAAAGGGAAGAAACTGAACGTGAAGCTCTTTTGTCTAAAAAATTCACCCCCAACGACCAAGTAGATATCATGATAGATCACAATCTTCAGCATAATTCTAGTTTGCGAAACGCGACGCATGGTATGGATGACCTAATTCAGCATGGCTCTGGGATATTGGAAGGTTTAAGATCGCAAAGATCTACATTGAAAGGTGCTCATAAAAGACTTGTCGATATTGGAAACACCTTAGGGCTTTCTAACACAACGATGAGGCTTATTGAACAAAGAGCTCGGCAAGATGGATTAATATTGATAGCTGGGATGGTTTTTACATGTCTAATTATAGTATTAGTTATAATATATCTTACGTAG
- the LOC124408615 gene encoding myotubularin-related protein 9: MELSDLILVTKLDNVVLTDRSDGTDKNSSLDRTLCITGHHLILSSRQAVSQELLLLHRNIDVIEKKSNNQNPGGSIILKCKDFHIYQLDINSTEDLNNVSLSLERLACLDQPLQYPFFYSPQPVNNSTVQVEDGWTAFAPVSEWSRLLATHADEWRICYLNRDYKVCNSYPSAVIVPRHIEDKIIVLAAKFRDGGRFPVLCYRHDGGSILMRSSQPLSGATGKRCKEDERLLNAVLGPGRRGYIVDTRSASQAQAAKNRGGGTEMDAAYPQWRKVHKAVPRSTDLAESFCKLIEACSDTKCSTSQWLSRLEGSGWLSAIQAALNAACVAAQCLHQEAAAVLVHGGAGRDCTLVVTSLTQAILNPDCRTVRGLQALVEREWLQAGHAFFSRTRHGPYHPPNSQSPAHAPTFLLFLDCLYQLHRQFQFSFEYTTDLLIELYKHAYCSSYGTFLGDSEAERIQLRLSERTASLWSHINQPDLLEKWLNPLYEPNPGVIWPSVAPISIELWMELYLSHTNTAPWKGTLSCAMHIKRKHSAIRKIAGQLQSQIRKGIEEIHANPDSSYGTENAEEHLRLAQMNLEPQST; encoded by the exons ATGGAATTGAGTGACTTGATATTGGTTACAAAACTTGATAACGTCGTTCTCACTGATAGAAGCGATGGAACTGATAAAAACTCTAGCTTAGATAGAACGCTCTGCATCACTGGACATCATCTTATACTATCATCAAGGCAGGCTGTTTCCCAGGAGCTCTTG TTACTTCACAGAAACATAGATGTCATAGAGAAAAAGTCAAACAACCAAAACCCTGGAGGCAGTATTATTTTAAAATGCAAGGATTTCCATATCTATCAACTCGACATCAACAGTACAGAGGATTTAAATAATGTGTCGTTATCTCTGGAGAGGCTGGCATGTTTAG aTCAACCTCTCCAGTATCCTTTTTTCTACAGCCCTCAACCTGTGAATAATTCCACGGTGCAAGTGGAAGATGGATGGACTGCATTTGCACCAGTTTCAGAATGGTCTAGACTATTAGCAACACATGCTGATGAGTGGCGGATTTGTTATCTGAATCGTGATTATAAAGTCTGTAATTCGTACCCATCAGCCGTAATAGTACCGCGGCATATAgaagataaaattattgtactaGCAGCAAAGTTTAGAGATGGCGGACGATTTCCTGTACTCTGCTACAGACACGATGGGGGG aGTATTCTCATGAGAAGCAGTCAGCCATTGTCTGGAGCTACAGGAAAAAGATGCAAAGAGGACGAACGGCTTTTGAATGCTGTATTAGGTCCAGGCAGACGAGg GTACATAGTGGATACAAGGTCTGCCAGCCAGGCACAAGCGGCTAAAAACCGAGGAGGTGGAACTGAAATGGATGCAGCTTACCCGCAATGGCGTAAGGTGCATAAGGCTGTGCCACGCTCTACTGACCTGGCAGAAAGTTTCTGTAAACTAATAGAAGCCTGCAGTGACACAAAGTGCTCCACGTCCCAATGGCTTTCTCGACTAGAGGGTAGTGGCTGGCTATCTGCAATTCAAGCAGCATTGAATGCAGCCTGTGTAGCTGCCCAATGTCTTCACCAAGAAGCAGCTGCTGTCTTAGTACATG GTGGTGCTGGCAGAGATTGTACTCTCGTTGTGACGAGTTTGACCCAAGCCATTCTGAATCCTGACTGTCGAACGGTGAGAGGTCTGCAGGCTTTAGTTGAACGCGAGTGGTTACAAGCTGGCCATGCTTTTTTCAGTCGGACACGTCATGGGCCTTATCACCCACCCAATTCTCAAAGTCCAGCACATGCTCCCACCTTCTTGTTATTTCTAGATTGTCTCTACCAGCTACATCGCCAATTTCAATTCAGCTTTGAATATACAACAGATTTACTCATCGAACTTTACAAACATGCATATTGCTCAAGCTATGGAACCTTCTTGGGTGATTCAGAAGCAGAACGAATTCAGCTTAGATTATCTGAGAGAACGGCCAGTTTATGGTCACATATAAATCAACCAGATCTTTTGGAGAAATGGTTAAATCCACTTTACGAACCAAATCCTGGCGTTATTTGGCCCAGTGTGGCACCTATAAGCATAGAATTGTGGATGGAACTTTACCTTTCACATACAAACACCGCGCCATGGAAAGGAACACTTTCTTGCGCAATGCACATTAAACGAAAGCATTCTGCAATTCGAAAGATAGCTGGTCAGCTTCAATCGCAAATCCGTAAAGGTATCGAAGAAATTCACGCCAATCCAGATTCTTCCTATGGGACAGAGAACGCTGAAGAACACCTTCGACTAGCTCAGATGAACTTAGAACCACAAAGCACTTGA